A single region of the Brachypodium distachyon strain Bd21 chromosome 3, Brachypodium_distachyon_v3.0, whole genome shotgun sequence genome encodes:
- the LOC100831249 gene encoding PHD finger protein ALFIN-LIKE 3, giving the protein MDTSAGAEKPTKPRTVDGIFADFSRRRKALIRALTTDQDKFFRQCDPDKKALSLYGHESGEWEVMLPTEMLPAELPEPALGINYARDSMNRLHWLSKVAIHADSWLIGVAFYLGQVFLDKRQRMCLFSMMNDLPTVLESCSYFHKYECICCAPRKMPPSPVLMVSSGNPKKRSRTTLDEDLNINPSNGSRATEAAEDNVEENEDTDQYYCAACGAQYNKNAFWICCDFCHLWFHGKCVNMTSAQAEQVKEYKCPDCIREELGE; this is encoded by the exons GCCGAGAAGCCAACAAAGCCTCGGACCGTCGACGGCATCTTCGCCGACTTCTCTCGCCGTCGCAAGGCGCTCATCAGAGCCCTCACCACCG ATCAGGACAAGTTCTTTCGTCAATGCGATCCAG ATAAAAAGGCCTTGTCCTTGTACGGCCACGAAAGCGGGGAATGGGAAGTGATGCTGCCAACAGAGATGTTGCCCGCGGAGTTGCCAGAGCCAGCGCTGGGCATCAACTATGCGCGagattcaatgaaccgtctgCACTGGCTCTCCAAAGTCGCCATTCACGCTGACTCGTGGCTCATTGGCGTTGCCTTCTACTTAGGGCAGGTGTTCCTCGACAAACGCCAAAG GATGTGTTTATTCAGTATGATGAACGATTTACCAACCGTCCTCGAAAGTTGCTCTTACTTTCACAAATATGAGTGCATTTGTTGCGCCCCAAGAAAGATGCCACCATCTCCAGTTTTAATGGTTTCATCAGGCAATCCAAAGAAGCGCTCTCGGACTACACTAGATGAAGATCTGAACATTAACCCAAGCAATGGCTCGCGGGCtacagaagctgctgaagataATGTTGAGGAGAATGAAGATACGGATCAATATTATTGTGCAGCTTGCGGTGCTCAGTACAATAAGAATGCGTTCTGGATCTGCTGCGACTTCTGCCACCTGTGGTTCCACGGTAAATGTGTGAACATGACTTCTGCTCAAGCAGAGCAGGTGAAAGAATATAAGTGTCCTGACTGCATCCGTGAGGAACTCGGAGAGTAG